The proteins below come from a single Ruegeria sp. THAF33 genomic window:
- a CDS encoding DUF2182 domain-containing protein encodes MWLGFYVLILWAWWVMFSMSRDMDLDLIGRPGPMGQAMAAMDPRMDMYMPMAEFGPLFSMWAIMMAAMMLPTLIPTLRNYDDLIRSANGSRAGWLGVLAGYSIVWVGFAAVIAGIQLVLLFGGVVDMLGIAKSGWVAGGLMIAVGAFQFSRAKEVCHGVCHAPMTYFLGHWRTGFAGGVRMGLGLGAFCVGCCWGFMALGFVGGVMSLLWMGLATLFMVLEKLPQIGHAVTRPMGFVLIAGGLVLLVYPISYGG; translated from the coding sequence ATGTGGCTGGGCTTTTATGTTCTGATCTTGTGGGCGTGGTGGGTCATGTTCTCGATGAGCCGGGACATGGACCTTGATCTGATCGGCCGTCCGGGGCCGATGGGGCAGGCGATGGCCGCGATGGATCCGCGCATGGATATGTACATGCCCATGGCCGAGTTCGGGCCGCTGTTTTCAATGTGGGCGATCATGATGGCGGCCATGATGCTGCCGACCCTGATCCCGACCCTGCGCAATTACGATGACCTGATCCGCAGCGCAAATGGCAGCCGCGCCGGCTGGCTGGGGGTTCTGGCCGGGTATTCCATCGTCTGGGTCGGGTTTGCGGCCGTGATCGCAGGAATTCAGTTGGTCCTGCTGTTTGGCGGCGTTGTCGACATGCTGGGAATTGCCAAATCCGGATGGGTCGCGGGCGGCTTGATGATTGCCGTGGGCGCCTTTCAGTTTTCCCGCGCCAAAGAGGTGTGCCACGGTGTCTGCCATGCCCCCATGACCTATTTCCTGGGTCATTGGAGAACCGGTTTTGCAGGTGGCGTGCGCATGGGCCTGGGTCTTGGCGCCTTTTGCGTCGGCTGTTGCTGGGGCTTTATGGCGCTCGGCTTTGTCGGCGGTGTGATGAGCCTGTTGTGGATGGGGCTCGCGACCCTGTTCATGGTTTTGGAGAAACTTCCTCAGATCGGGCACGCCGTGACCCGTCCAATGGGGTTTGTGTTGATTGCGGGCGGTCTCGTCCTGCTCGTGTATCCAATTAGCTACGGAGGATAA
- a CDS encoding sulfurtransferase/chromate resistance protein, translating to MASPNSISPKQLLRLIGTPNAPVLFDVCLNDDFKEDPYLIPASIRHPAADLRELSCKISDRPAVIICQKGKKLSQGVVSWLRSEGHQAEYLEGGMHAWRDMADAPRVPAARIPDRIGGNTLWVTRHRPKIDRIACPWLIRRFVDPDAKFLFVAPGEVESVATVFGASPFDIENTFWSHRGDNCTFDTMLDEFGLHSPALDRLATVIRAADTNRHALAPEAAGLLAVSVGLSRQYRDDHEILKAGMNLYDAMYRWARDGFDEGHDWPTGRTS from the coding sequence ATGGCATCGCCCAACTCTATTTCTCCCAAACAACTCCTGCGTCTGATCGGTACTCCGAATGCGCCCGTTCTATTCGACGTCTGCCTGAATGACGATTTTAAAGAAGATCCCTATCTGATCCCCGCATCAATCCGGCACCCGGCCGCAGATCTTCGGGAGCTTTCGTGCAAGATCTCCGATCGCCCAGCCGTGATTATCTGTCAGAAAGGCAAAAAGCTGAGCCAGGGCGTTGTCTCCTGGTTGCGCAGCGAAGGGCATCAAGCCGAATATCTGGAAGGTGGAATGCATGCCTGGCGCGACATGGCCGATGCACCACGTGTGCCCGCAGCACGCATTCCTGATCGAATTGGTGGCAACACGTTGTGGGTCACGCGTCACCGACCCAAGATCGACAGAATCGCATGTCCCTGGCTGATACGCAGGTTTGTTGATCCCGACGCCAAGTTCCTGTTTGTGGCACCCGGCGAAGTCGAAAGCGTTGCGACTGTTTTCGGGGCGTCACCTTTTGATATCGAGAACACGTTCTGGAGCCACCGAGGGGACAATTGCACGTTTGACACCATGCTGGATGAATTCGGGCTTCACTCCCCTGCGCTGGACCGGTTGGCGACAGTCATCCGGGCGGCGGACACGAACCGGCACGCGCTTGCGCCTGAAGCGGCGGGATTGTTGGCGGTGTCCGTCGGGCTTTCAAGGCAGTATCGCGATGACCATGAAATCCTGAAAGCCGGGATGAATCTTTACGACGCGATGTATCGCTGGGCGCGCGATGGATTTGACGAAGGCCATGACTGGCCCACCGGGCGAACGTCATGA
- the acuI gene encoding acryloyl-CoA reductase: MFNALVMDKDEESGLATGSIKQLSVDDLPHGDVTVAVEYSTVNYKDGLCLSPKGGGLVRAYPHVPGIDYAGTVEASSDDRYKPGDKVVLTGWRVGEAHWGGYSQKANARADWLVPLPDGLTTRQAMAVGTAGFTAMLAVMALEDHGLTPDRGPVLVTGAAGGVGSVATAILGNLGYEVAAVTGRPETGDYLKSLGATTIVPRDDLNETTKRPLESETWAGCVDAVGGAMLARVLGQMKYGCSVAAVGLAGGAALPATVIPFLLRGVNLLGIDSVMQPYDNRVRAWKRIATDLPMDKLEAMVQPAGLSDLPQLGADILKGQVKGRVVVDVNA, from the coding sequence ATGTTCAATGCACTTGTGATGGACAAGGATGAAGAGAGCGGACTTGCTACCGGCTCGATCAAACAATTGTCGGTGGATGATCTGCCGCATGGTGACGTCACGGTTGCGGTCGAATATTCCACGGTGAACTACAAGGACGGCCTGTGCCTGTCTCCGAAAGGGGGCGGGCTGGTGCGAGCCTATCCGCATGTCCCCGGCATTGACTACGCCGGCACGGTCGAGGCCTCATCGGATGACCGCTACAAACCCGGTGACAAGGTTGTTCTGACCGGATGGCGCGTGGGCGAGGCTCACTGGGGCGGCTATTCGCAAAAAGCCAACGCGCGGGCCGATTGGCTGGTGCCGCTGCCCGATGGGCTGACAACGCGTCAGGCAATGGCCGTGGGCACTGCCGGGTTCACTGCGATGCTGGCGGTCATGGCGCTGGAGGATCATGGGCTGACCCCGGATCGTGGACCGGTATTGGTGACCGGAGCCGCGGGCGGCGTCGGATCGGTGGCCACGGCCATTCTTGGCAATTTGGGCTATGAGGTCGCCGCGGTCACCGGACGGCCCGAAACCGGTGACTATCTGAAATCACTTGGTGCGACGACCATCGTGCCGCGCGACGACCTGAACGAGACTACAAAACGTCCCCTGGAAAGCGAAACATGGGCGGGCTGCGTTGATGCTGTGGGCGGCGCCATGCTGGCGCGTGTTCTGGGCCAGATGAAATACGGATGTTCAGTTGCTGCGGTTGGTTTGGCAGGGGGCGCTGCTTTGCCAGCGACGGTGATTCCGTTCCTGCTGCGCGGCGTGAACCTTTTGGGCATCGACAGCGTGATGCAGCCCTATGACAACAGGGTGCGCGCGTGGAAACGGATCGCCACGGATCTGCCGATGGACAAGCTTGAGGCGATGGTTCAACCGGCCGGTCTGTCCGATCTGCCGCAACTGGGCGCCGACATTCTGAAAGGTCAGGTCAAGGGGCGCGTCGTGGTGGACGTGAACGCCTGA
- a CDS encoding DUF4345 family protein yields the protein MVATLNVIAALLTIGFGAFGFLAPAHTASALDLAPTNSTMGLSEMRASVGGLFVVTGIAVIWLNNPMAYVMLGIVYSGAALGRFVSVALDNPPLAKALIFGGIELVLAVWLIAANFNKAT from the coding sequence ATGGTCGCAACTCTGAACGTCATCGCGGCATTGCTGACCATCGGGTTCGGCGCATTCGGGTTTCTGGCGCCGGCCCACACCGCGTCGGCCCTGGATTTGGCCCCGACCAACAGCACGATGGGGTTGTCCGAGATGCGCGCCTCGGTCGGTGGTTTGTTTGTTGTGACGGGGATTGCCGTTATCTGGCTGAACAACCCAATGGCCTATGTCATGCTGGGCATTGTCTATTCCGGTGCAGCGCTGGGCCGGTTTGTGTCGGTCGCGCTGGACAATCCCCCCTTGGCCAAGGCGTTGATCTTTGGGGGAATCGAACTGGTTCTGGCCGTCTGGCTGATTGCTGCAAACTTCAACAAAGCCACCTAA
- a CDS encoding SspB family protein, which produces MSQGIDYGNLMHTAMRGLIKTVLKEVSETGLPGAHHFFITFDTREDGVEIADWLRERYPEEMTIVMQHWFENLEVGDLGFGITLNFGDAPEPLYVPYSAIKTFVDPSVEFGLRFESPEDEIEEDQIIEDDIEVEEEEIHHDADIVSLDSFRK; this is translated from the coding sequence ATGTCGCAAGGCATCGATTATGGAAACCTGATGCACACCGCCATGCGCGGCCTGATCAAAACAGTGCTGAAGGAAGTTTCTGAAACCGGTCTACCCGGGGCGCACCACTTTTTCATCACTTTCGACACACGTGAAGATGGTGTGGAAATCGCCGACTGGCTGCGTGAACGCTATCCCGAAGAAATGACCATCGTCATGCAGCACTGGTTCGAGAACCTCGAAGTTGGTGACCTCGGCTTTGGCATCACTTTGAACTTTGGCGATGCCCCAGAACCGCTGTACGTCCCTTATTCCGCAATCAAGACTTTCGTGGACCCATCCGTGGAATTCGGCCTTCGCTTCGAAAGCCCGGAAGACGAAATCGAAGAAGATCAGATCATCGAAGACGACATCGAAGTCGAAGAAGAAGAAATACATCACGATGCGGATATCGTGTCGCTGGACAGCTTCCGGAAATGA
- the chrA gene encoding chromate efflux transporter → MTPTLAEITKVFGRIGLLSFGGPAAQISLMHQELVERRPWLDEQTYLRALSLCMLLPGPEAMQLATYAGWRLRGVAGGLIAGSLFVLPGALVIAVLVALYSAFGDVPLVQSAFTGIKATVIVIVLQALRNLSRKALNDREHRTIAILSFLAIFLLNLPFPAIIFVAAAWGYVTFKGPVETPTREGTPHLARSLRTIAVWLPLWLGPLVALSVTGHQLLSDLGWFFARLAVVTFGGAYAVLAYMTQTVVDQYHWISTDQMIDGLGLAETTPGPLILVTQFVAMLTGQLTGGFTLALAAGTVALWATFVPCFLWIFLAAPYLDSLAARPRLSAALHGITAAVVGVILNLSVWFALNVLFESVSEKSWGPLAIPMPQISALNFTAFGLTILAGTLIFRLKLGMGTVLALMSIAGLAAHNI, encoded by the coding sequence ATGACACCGACACTGGCCGAGATTACCAAGGTCTTTGGCAGGATCGGTTTGCTGTCTTTCGGCGGCCCTGCGGCTCAGATCTCCTTGATGCATCAGGAATTGGTAGAACGCCGACCCTGGCTGGATGAACAGACTTACCTGCGCGCCCTGTCTCTGTGCATGTTGCTGCCGGGCCCCGAGGCGATGCAGCTGGCAACTTATGCGGGGTGGCGTCTGCGCGGCGTTGCCGGCGGGCTGATTGCCGGCAGCTTGTTCGTGTTGCCCGGCGCGTTGGTGATTGCGGTTCTGGTCGCGCTCTATTCAGCATTTGGCGATGTTCCCTTGGTGCAGTCGGCCTTCACGGGCATCAAGGCAACCGTCATCGTCATCGTTTTGCAGGCGCTCCGCAATCTTTCGCGCAAGGCATTGAATGATCGCGAGCATCGAACAATCGCAATTCTGTCCTTCCTGGCCATTTTTCTGCTGAACCTTCCTTTTCCGGCGATCATATTCGTTGCCGCAGCCTGGGGGTACGTGACCTTCAAAGGACCCGTAGAAACTCCCACGCGAGAAGGAACACCACATCTGGCGCGGTCTCTGCGAACGATTGCTGTCTGGTTGCCCCTTTGGTTGGGCCCGCTCGTCGCTCTGAGCGTCACAGGCCATCAACTGCTGAGCGATCTGGGGTGGTTTTTTGCCCGACTCGCCGTTGTGACCTTTGGCGGCGCATATGCCGTATTGGCCTATATGACTCAAACGGTTGTTGACCAGTACCACTGGATCAGCACGGATCAGATGATTGATGGGCTGGGTCTGGCGGAAACGACTCCGGGGCCGCTCATACTTGTCACACAGTTTGTCGCCATGCTGACCGGGCAACTGACCGGCGGGTTCACGCTGGCGCTTGCAGCCGGTACAGTTGCATTGTGGGCGACGTTCGTTCCGTGCTTTCTTTGGATTTTTCTTGCGGCCCCATATCTCGACAGTCTGGCCGCGCGTCCCCGCCTGTCCGCGGCCCTGCATGGAATCACTGCGGCCGTCGTCGGAGTGATTCTCAACCTTTCCGTGTGGTTCGCCCTGAATGTTCTTTTCGAATCAGTGTCTGAAAAATCATGGGGTCCTCTGGCAATCCCCATGCCGCAGATTTCCGCGTTGAATTTTACCGCATTCGGTCTAACTATCCTTGCTGGGACCTTGATTTTTCGACTGAAATTAGGGATGGGAACCGTGCTTGCCCTGATGTCGATTGCCGGCCTGGCTGCACACAATATCTGA
- a CDS encoding TenA family protein: protein MQDQTRPTEVLRQGKIDDWTAATSHAFTRELSDGTLPENKMRWYLQQDYQFVDGFVRLLASAIAHAPTLADSVPAAQFLAVITGPENTYFLRAMDALGTEPSTEPAPATRAFQDLMAEAAASGRYQNMLAVLVVAEWVYLSWASPENPPKEGLPFWFAEWITLHAGEGFESVVEYLRSQLDNVWPTLDAAEQAEVTRLFHRAVELEREFFDAAYAA from the coding sequence ATGCAGGACCAAACCCGCCCAACCGAAGTGCTGCGTCAGGGCAAAATCGACGACTGGACGGCCGCCACATCCCATGCCTTCACCCGCGAGTTGTCTGACGGCACCCTGCCCGAGAACAAGATGCGCTGGTATCTGCAACAGGATTATCAGTTCGTCGACGGTTTCGTGCGTCTTTTGGCCAGCGCCATCGCGCATGCGCCGACCCTTGCCGACAGCGTACCGGCCGCGCAATTTCTGGCGGTGATCACAGGCCCCGAGAACACCTATTTCCTGCGCGCGATGGACGCTTTGGGCACTGAGCCCAGCACCGAGCCCGCGCCCGCCACACGCGCGTTTCAGGATCTGATGGCCGAAGCCGCAGCCTCTGGCCGTTATCAGAACATGCTGGCGGTACTCGTCGTGGCGGAATGGGTTTACCTGAGCTGGGCCAGCCCGGAAAACCCGCCCAAAGAAGGCTTGCCGTTCTGGTTTGCGGAATGGATCACGCTACATGCGGGCGAAGGGTTCGAAAGCGTCGTGGAATATCTGCGCAGTCAGCTGGACAACGTCTGGCCGACGCTGGATGCGGCCGAACAGGCCGAGGTCACGCGACTGTTCCATCGCGCTGTCGAGCTGGAACGTGAATTCTTTGACGCCGCCTACGCGGCCTGA
- a CDS encoding DUF1326 domain-containing protein yields the protein MAKNRKPDADRLPVSQRIDSRMPNPKRREMSPTEWAIKGELILNCSCDVFCPCVVSLGAHPPTEGHCHAWMGIIVDEGHYEGEDLSGLNVGLLVDIPGRMGEGQWKVAAYVDERASGKAYNGLLQIFSGQAGGTTGLFTMLVSEIIGAERAPVQIERDGNKRRIAIGRKIQGEIEMLAGKDPEHPVMVSNSKYWMGPDIIVARGTKSKVRDYGRVWDFGGKSAEICPIDWHGPK from the coding sequence ATGGCTAAAAACAGAAAACCAGACGCCGATCGGCTGCCCGTCAGCCAGCGTATCGACAGCCGCATGCCCAATCCCAAGCGGCGAGAGATGAGCCCGACGGAATGGGCCATCAAGGGCGAGTTGATCCTGAATTGTTCATGCGACGTGTTCTGCCCCTGCGTGGTGTCGCTGGGCGCACATCCCCCGACGGAAGGTCACTGCCATGCTTGGATGGGCATCATCGTTGATGAAGGCCACTATGAAGGCGAGGATCTGTCGGGCCTGAATGTCGGGTTGCTGGTCGATATTCCGGGCCGGATGGGTGAAGGCCAGTGGAAAGTCGCCGCTTATGTTGACGAGCGCGCAAGCGGCAAGGCTTATAACGGTTTGTTGCAAATCTTCAGCGGTCAGGCGGGCGGCACGACCGGTCTGTTTACCATGCTGGTCAGCGAGATCATTGGGGCGGAACGGGCGCCGGTCCAGATTGAGCGCGACGGAAACAAACGTCGGATCGCGATTGGTCGCAAAATCCAGGGAGAGATCGAGATGCTTGCGGGCAAGGACCCGGAGCATCCGGTGATGGTCTCAAATTCCAAATACTGGATGGGACCTGACATCATCGTGGCGCGTGGCACCAAATCGAAGGTGCGCGACTATGGCCGGGTCTGGGACTTTGGCGGCAAGTCCGCTGAAATCTGCCCGATCGACTGGCACGGGCCCAAATGA
- a CDS encoding FadR/GntR family transcriptional regulator: MKTAPRKTADLSAQIAQAIRDAIVSGELIVDARLPSEAELSDQFQVSRPTVREALKRLAAQSLIRTQRGASGGAFVNRLSFEDAYSQQVTTSTLLLSMNAVSFDTACEARYALERACAPLSAQRRTADHLATMRAEIFRQSQPGLTDEAFCASDVTFHRALVDGAGNPVLSYQLAGAVEAMQPLMNMITFTARSREEIIGLHSRIVDALEAKDADTVDSALIDLEHYTRRLAHDVAESKRKPT; this comes from the coding sequence ATGAAAACCGCGCCCCGAAAAACCGCAGACCTGTCTGCCCAGATCGCCCAGGCCATTCGGGATGCGATTGTATCGGGCGAACTGATCGTGGACGCGCGCCTGCCGTCCGAAGCCGAGCTGTCGGATCAGTTCCAGGTCTCTCGCCCGACCGTGCGGGAAGCATTGAAACGGCTGGCCGCGCAATCCTTAATCCGCACTCAACGCGGCGCTTCCGGCGGGGCGTTCGTGAATCGCCTGAGCTTTGAGGATGCCTATTCTCAGCAAGTCACGACTTCGACATTGCTGCTGTCGATGAATGCGGTCAGCTTCGATACCGCATGCGAGGCGCGATATGCCCTGGAAAGGGCCTGTGCGCCTTTGTCCGCGCAGCGGCGTACGGCAGATCACCTGGCAACCATGCGGGCAGAAATATTCCGCCAGTCTCAACCGGGCCTGACGGACGAAGCATTTTGCGCCTCGGACGTGACTTTCCATCGCGCGCTGGTGGATGGGGCTGGCAACCCGGTCCTGTCCTATCAGCTGGCAGGCGCCGTGGAAGCGATGCAACCGTTGATGAACATGATCACGTTCACGGCGCGATCCCGCGAAGAGATCATCGGACTGCACAGCAGAATAGTGGACGCGCTTGAGGCAAAAGACGCGGACACCGTAGACTCCGCACTTATTGATCTGGAACATTACACACGACGGCTGGCCCACGACGTAGCCGAAAGCAAACGTAAACCGACCTGA
- a CDS encoding DinB family protein has product MMITGGYAQEMARYNHWQNKQLAEFLQSLTPKELTLERGAFFGSILGTVNHLLWGDWMWMSRFEKRDGPDGNIHKAGGGIHESVYLCPDLPSWLALREKIDARILNWAEGLGDDPLTGSFTWYSAAKEADVTMPYALCVIHFFNHQTHHRGQVHKMLTETGSEAPVSDIVFMPQEV; this is encoded by the coding sequence ATGATGATCACGGGTGGGTATGCGCAGGAAATGGCGCGTTACAATCACTGGCAGAACAAACAGTTGGCAGAGTTTTTGCAATCTCTGACACCGAAGGAGCTGACCCTTGAACGCGGGGCGTTCTTTGGCTCGATTTTGGGCACGGTGAACCATCTGCTGTGGGGCGATTGGATGTGGATGTCGCGTTTCGAAAAGCGCGACGGGCCAGATGGCAATATTCACAAGGCAGGCGGAGGTATCCATGAAAGCGTATACCTGTGCCCGGATCTGCCAAGCTGGTTGGCGTTACGCGAAAAGATCGATGCGCGTATCCTGAACTGGGCAGAAGGGCTGGGGGATGATCCGCTGACCGGCTCGTTCACGTGGTATTCCGCCGCAAAAGAGGCTGATGTCACAATGCCTTACGCGCTGTGCGTGATCCATTTCTTCAATCATCAGACCCATCACAGGGGGCAAGTGCACAAAATGCTGACCGAGACGGGCTCGGAAGCGCCTGTCAGTGATATCGTCTTTATGCCGCAGGAGGTATGA
- a CDS encoding dimethylsulfoniopropionate demethylase produces MPQISASRRLRRTPFSEGVEAAGVKGYTVYNRMLLPTVFESVEADYRHLKTHVQVWDVSCERQVELRGPDAARLMQMLTPRDLRGMLPGQCFYVPIVDETGGMLNDPVAVKLSEDRWWISIADSDLLLWVKGIAVGYRLDVLVDEPDVSPLAVQGPKADELMARVFGDRVRDIRFFKFDMFEFEGRDLAVARSGYSKQGGFEIYVEGGDIGMPLWNTLFAAGEDLHVRAGCPNLIERIEGGLLSYGNDMTDDNTPHECGLGKFCNTHTAIGCIGRDALLRVAKEGPVQQIRPIAIAGEPVPGCDRPWDLFASGKRVGQVTSAAWSPDFETNVAIGMVRLSHWDAGTELEVETPAGMRRATVQSHFWI; encoded by the coding sequence ATGCCGCAGATTTCCGCCTCACGCCGCTTGCGGCGCACTCCGTTCTCTGAAGGAGTCGAAGCTGCCGGGGTCAAGGGCTATACGGTCTACAACCGCATGTTGTTGCCGACGGTTTTTGAAAGTGTTGAAGCCGATTACCGGCATCTGAAGACCCATGTGCAGGTCTGGGATGTGTCGTGCGAGCGGCAGGTTGAATTGCGCGGCCCTGATGCTGCGCGTCTGATGCAGATGCTGACCCCGCGCGATCTGCGCGGTATGCTGCCGGGGCAATGTTTCTATGTGCCGATCGTTGACGAAACCGGCGGCATGCTGAACGACCCGGTGGCGGTGAAGCTGTCCGAAGACCGCTGGTGGATCTCGATTGCCGACAGTGATCTGTTGCTGTGGGTCAAGGGGATCGCCGTTGGGTACCGTCTGGATGTGCTGGTGGATGAACCGGACGTGTCGCCGCTTGCCGTTCAGGGCCCGAAGGCGGACGAACTGATGGCCCGTGTCTTCGGGGACCGAGTGCGCGACATCCGTTTCTTCAAATTCGACATGTTCGAGTTCGAGGGGCGCGATCTGGCCGTCGCGCGATCCGGTTATTCGAAACAGGGTGGTTTCGAGATATACGTGGAAGGTGGCGATATCGGCATGCCTTTGTGGAACACCCTGTTTGCCGCCGGCGAAGACCTGCACGTGCGCGCGGGCTGCCCGAACCTGATCGAGCGCATTGAGGGCGGGTTGCTGTCCTATGGGAACGACATGACCGACGACAATACCCCGCATGAATGCGGTCTGGGAAAGTTCTGCAACACGCATACCGCGATCGGCTGTATCGGTCGGGATGCCCTGTTGCGTGTCGCCAAGGAAGGGCCGGTGCAGCAGATCCGGCCAATCGCCATCGCCGGTGAGCCTGTACCGGGCTGCGATCGTCCCTGGGACCTGTTTGCAAGCGGCAAGCGCGTGGGGCAGGTGACATCGGCGGCTTGGTCTCCGGATTTTGAAACCAATGTGGCGATCGGTATGGTGCGCCTGAGCCATTGGGATGCCGGGACGGAACTGGAAGTGGAAACACCGGCCGGGATGCGCCGCGCGACCGTGCAGTCGCATTTCTGGATCTAG
- a CDS encoding selenium-binding protein SBP56-related protein has product MNQRPDPSFYPSAKLAMEGPAETLAFTLMLSPDFSQPDGLAVVNVDPSSDDFGKIVHQVIMPEKGDEFHHFGWNACSSSLSPLSGHAFLERRYLIIPGIRSSRIYVIDVKNPLEAKIHKIIEPEEVFAKTGYSRPHTIHCGPEGIYVSTLGGGGPDGTDGPPGIFIMDCETFDIIGRYEIERGVQDKHYDFWWNLPRDYMVSSEWGLPPQFENGLVAEDLLSNKYGHRIHFWNLRNRTNIQTIDLGENHQMALEIRPAHDPVKQYGFCGVVVDTTNLQGAIFTWWRNDDGTFEAKKTITIDPQPADPDDLPDLLKGFSAVPPLVTDIDLSLDDKYLYVACWGTGEMHQYDVSDPMNPTLAGKVEIGGIVKKTKHPNGQTFGYGPQMVEISRDGKRVYWTNSLYSTWDDQFYPEEGGAAMVKADVGENGGLTLDPKFWVEFPKGYRSHQIRLEGGDCSTDSFCYPSV; this is encoded by the coding sequence ATGAACCAAAGACCGGACCCAAGTTTTTATCCATCCGCGAAACTTGCGATGGAGGGCCCCGCTGAGACGCTTGCATTCACGCTGATGCTCAGCCCTGACTTTTCTCAACCCGACGGGCTGGCGGTTGTGAATGTCGATCCAAGCTCGGACGATTTCGGAAAGATCGTGCATCAGGTGATCATGCCCGAAAAGGGCGACGAATTTCACCACTTTGGCTGGAACGCCTGTTCTTCTTCCCTGTCGCCGCTGAGCGGTCACGCGTTTCTGGAGCGGCGCTATCTGATCATCCCGGGCATCCGGTCCAGCCGGATTTATGTCATTGACGTGAAGAACCCGCTTGAGGCCAAGATTCACAAGATCATCGAACCCGAAGAAGTCTTTGCAAAGACAGGGTATTCCCGCCCGCACACGATCCATTGCGGGCCTGAGGGCATCTATGTCAGCACCCTTGGTGGTGGCGGCCCCGACGGCACAGATGGCCCTCCGGGTATATTCATCATGGATTGCGAGACCTTCGATATCATCGGGCGCTATGAGATCGAGCGCGGCGTGCAGGACAAGCATTATGATTTCTGGTGGAACCTGCCGCGTGACTACATGGTCAGTTCCGAATGGGGGCTGCCGCCGCAATTCGAAAACGGGCTGGTGGCCGAGGATCTGTTGTCCAACAAGTACGGCCACCGGATCCATTTCTGGAACCTTCGGAACCGGACGAATATTCAAACCATCGATCTGGGCGAAAACCATCAGATGGCCCTGGAAATCCGCCCCGCGCATGATCCCGTAAAGCAATACGGGTTCTGCGGTGTTGTCGTCGATACGACCAACCTGCAAGGTGCGATCTTCACCTGGTGGCGCAATGATGACGGCACGTTCGAAGCCAAGAAGACCATAACAATCGATCCGCAACCCGCTGATCCTGATGATCTTCCTGACCTTCTGAAGGGCTTCTCAGCCGTTCCGCCGCTGGTCACTGATATCGACCTGAGCCTGGACGACAAGTACCTCTATGTCGCGTGCTGGGGAACCGGCGAGATGCATCAATACGATGTATCCGACCCGATGAACCCAACCCTGGCAGGCAAGGTCGAGATCGGCGGAATCGTCAAAAAGACAAAGCATCCAAATGGTCAAACCTTTGGCTATGGTCCACAGATGGTCGAAATCAGCCGCGACGGCAAACGCGTCTATTGGACCAATTCGCTTTATTCCACGTGGGACGATCAGTTCTACCCCGAGGAAGGTGGTGCGGCCATGGTCAAGGCTGATGTCGGCGAAAATGGTGGTCTGACATTGGATCCGAAGTTCTGGGTAGAGTTCCCCAAGGGCTATCGCAGCCACCAGATCCGGTTGGAGGGCGGAGACTGTTCAACCGACAGCTTCTGCTATCCGTCGGTCTGA
- a CDS encoding ester cyclase produces MTNSEILRKWYSEVWENGNTEAIDQFFAPETMAEGLIPEMQVGADDFRDLVMAFRHILGDIKVELPKIIENGDWVSAILHVRTFRADNGAPLEVTGQVMARFKDKKMVEAYNHFDFISFFEELGQFPSDTLPVCMTGQRLDWA; encoded by the coding sequence ATGACGAATTCAGAGATACTCAGAAAGTGGTACTCCGAGGTTTGGGAAAATGGAAACACCGAAGCAATTGATCAGTTCTTCGCACCCGAAACGATGGCCGAGGGGCTGATTCCGGAAATGCAGGTCGGTGCGGACGATTTCCGGGATCTGGTCATGGCCTTCCGTCATATTCTGGGGGACATCAAGGTCGAATTGCCCAAGATCATCGAAAACGGCGACTGGGTGTCCGCCATTCTGCATGTGCGTACTTTTCGTGCTGACAATGGCGCGCCGCTGGAAGTCACCGGCCAGGTCATGGCGCGGTTCAAGGACAAAAAGATGGTTGAAGCCTACAACCATTTTGACTTCATCTCGTTTTTTGAAGAACTGGGCCAGTTTCCATCGGACACCCTGCCCGTATGCATGACCGGGCAACGTCTGGATTGGGCGTGA